One Megasphaera elsdenii DSM 20460 genomic window carries:
- a CDS encoding SHOCT domain-containing protein: MPNENTNAQSGYFTQERIQGDLDYRRAQDIAKGMLDDGLISVAEFNKLTAINRETFSPLFAEIMPKIP, encoded by the coding sequence ATGCCAAACGAAAACACAAATGCTCAATCTGGATATTTCACGCAAGAGCGGATTCAGGGTGATCTGGACTATCGCCGGGCACAGGACATCGCAAAAGGCATGCTTGATGACGGCCTGATTTCTGTGGCTGAATTCAACAAATTAACCGCCATCAATCGGGAAACTTTCTCCCCTCTGTTCGCGGAAATAATGCCAAAAATACCTTGA
- a CDS encoding integrase — protein MGHTPYGYRIENGCAVIHEEEAAKIRKLYENYFAGMAQSKAAIEAGIETYHSSAKRLMQNRHYLGDDFYPAIIDQETFDKAEEHYDDPRLQAEYLYSLIESEAI, from the coding sequence ATGGGGCACACACCATACGGCTACAGAATCGAAAACGGCTGCGCTGTGATTCACGAAGAAGAAGCCGCTAAGATCAGGAAACTTTATGAGAATTACTTTGCTGGGATGGCACAGTCAAAAGCGGCCATCGAGGCAGGGATCGAGACCTACCACAGCTCGGCAAAGCGCCTGATGCAAAACAGGCATTACCTCGGCGACGATTTCTACCCGGCCATCATCGATCAGGAGACCTTCGATAAGGCAGAAGAACACTATGACGATCCGAGGCTGCAGGCAGAATATCTCTATAGTCTCATTGAAAGCGAGGCAATATAA
- a CDS encoding radical SAM protein, with protein MHFSCGIVRPPYEAGSCFLQVTSGCSHNKCRFCTFYKEAPFSVSPESEIREDLQEIRDSGWEVKRIFLQGADPFLLSYDRLKRIMDLIKEYLPWGVSVGGYGRVDSVRNKSVGELKSLKEMGYDMIVFGIESGDDAVLDKMNKGYHASDIVEQLSKLDEAGMHYSVIFLYGLGGHDYGMGHAIKTAEVLNHLSPVRVLASGLSIFPDTPLMEEVRRGEFVEATETEKIQELYTFVKTLDIHTLLDATNVSNMMPVYGHLPEDKEKILAMLKQGADEQGEERLRMRRDSMRSL; from the coding sequence ATGCATTTTTCATGTGGAATCGTCAGACCGCCTTATGAGGCTGGTTCCTGTTTTTTACAAGTAACGTCGGGTTGTTCGCATAATAAGTGCCGCTTTTGCACCTTTTACAAGGAAGCACCTTTTTCCGTATCTCCGGAGAGTGAGATACGGGAAGATCTTCAGGAGATCCGGGATTCCGGATGGGAGGTAAAGCGGATTTTTCTGCAGGGGGCAGATCCGTTCCTGCTGAGCTACGACAGGCTTAAAAGAATCATGGACCTGATAAAAGAATACCTGCCCTGGGGTGTTTCCGTCGGCGGATATGGCAGGGTGGATAGTGTAAGGAACAAGTCTGTAGGTGAGCTGAAGTCGTTGAAAGAGATGGGATACGACATGATCGTATTCGGAATCGAGTCGGGCGATGATGCTGTCCTCGATAAGATGAACAAGGGCTATCATGCCAGTGATATAGTGGAACAGCTCTCCAAGCTGGATGAAGCAGGAATGCATTATTCCGTCATCTTCTTATACGGACTGGGAGGCCATGATTATGGTATGGGGCATGCCATTAAAACGGCAGAAGTGTTGAACCATCTGTCGCCCGTCAGGGTGCTGGCTTCCGGACTCTCCATCTTCCCTGATACGCCGCTTATGGAAGAAGTGAGAAGGGGTGAGTTCGTAGAGGCTACAGAGACAGAAAAGATACAGGAACTGTATACCTTTGTGAAGACGCTTGATATCCACACGCTGCTGGATGCGACGAATGTCTCCAACATGATGCCGGTATATGGACATCTTCCAGAGGACAAAGAGAAGATACTGGCGATGCTCAAACAGGGTGCAGACGAACAGGGGGAAGAGCGATTGCGGATGCGAAGAGACAGCATGAGAAGCCTGTGA
- a CDS encoding DUF421 domain-containing protein, giving the protein MFPYSMVFAKLGLGLLALILQINLLGKRNLAPSSALDQIQNYVLGGIIGGVIYNDTVSIIQFLMILVVWTILVMVLKFLKANSRLVKILVDGKPVILIEQGELQTETCLRYGIQAFELQMKLRAAGVQRIQDVKRAVLEQNGQLTVVQMGEKNIRFPLIADGQVNPDVLKLIDKDEAWLNQELHRQGYEPRDIFLAEYLDGQVLLYPYPPESGTKKG; this is encoded by the coding sequence ATGTTTCCATATTCCATGGTTTTTGCTAAATTAGGATTGGGCTTATTGGCCCTTATTTTACAAATTAATTTGTTAGGCAAAAGGAACCTGGCACCGTCATCGGCACTGGACCAGATCCAGAATTATGTCCTTGGCGGCATCATCGGCGGTGTCATCTATAATGATACGGTCAGCATCATCCAGTTTCTCATGATTCTCGTCGTCTGGACAATCCTGGTCATGGTCCTGAAATTCTTGAAAGCGAACAGCCGGCTGGTGAAGATCCTCGTCGATGGCAAACCGGTTATCCTGATCGAACAGGGCGAATTACAGACTGAAACGTGCCTGCGCTATGGCATCCAGGCTTTTGAACTGCAAATGAAGCTGCGCGCTGCCGGTGTCCAGCGGATTCAGGATGTAAAGCGCGCTGTCCTCGAACAGAACGGCCAGCTGACCGTTGTTCAGATGGGGGAAAAGAATATCCGCTTCCCGTTGATTGCCGATGGACAAGTGAACCCCGATGTATTGAAACTCATCGATAAAGACGAGGCCTGGCTGAACCAGGAATTACACCGTCAAGGCTATGAACCGCGAGACATTTTCCTGGCAGAATATCTGGACGGGCAGGTCCTGCTGTACCCATATCCGCCGGAATCGGGGACCAAGAAAGGCTGA
- a CDS encoding SLC13 family permease: MKSVVSVFKENLVLVLAVVAASVSMLAVPPSASYAGYINVPVLAILFCLMVVIGGLRESGVFAAVLARLLLRLGTMRQLAAVLVFACFFVSMWVTNDVALLTFVPFSLMALPKVASEKQMALVIVLQTLAANLGSMCTPVGNPQNLYLYFYYAMDLSSFLLLLLPYTLVSFLLLALSLFRLPGTPIPISVRLAARRTRNLPVLAPSRQLWILGGMFFLSLLAVAHVLDYRLALAFVVVITALTRPQYFRYADYRLLGTFVAFFILVGNLSQLSGFRDLLTGYLDGHEFLMALLASQVISNVPAAVLLSGFTDDAAALLLGTDIGGLGTLVASMASLISYGMYVRACPRQQAGYLKLFTQLNLAYLLVLVLIAWLCHQLGV; the protein is encoded by the coding sequence ATGAAATCTGTCGTTTCCGTATTCAAAGAGAATCTGGTACTTGTCCTGGCGGTAGTGGCGGCATCGGTGTCGATGCTGGCCGTACCGCCTTCGGCGTCCTATGCCGGGTATATCAATGTGCCTGTACTGGCTATTTTGTTCTGCCTCATGGTCGTCATCGGCGGTTTGCGGGAAAGCGGTGTCTTTGCGGCCGTGCTGGCGCGTCTCTTGCTCCGACTGGGGACGATGCGCCAACTGGCGGCGGTCCTGGTCTTTGCCTGTTTTTTTGTCAGTATGTGGGTGACCAACGATGTGGCGCTCTTGACCTTTGTGCCTTTTTCCCTGATGGCCCTGCCGAAAGTGGCCAGTGAGAAGCAAATGGCGCTTGTCATCGTCCTCCAGACGCTGGCGGCCAATCTGGGTAGTATGTGTACGCCCGTAGGCAATCCGCAGAACTTGTATCTTTATTTTTACTACGCCATGGATCTGTCCTCGTTTCTGCTGTTGCTCCTGCCCTATACCCTGGTATCCTTCCTGTTGCTGGCGCTGTCCCTGTTCCGCTTGCCGGGAACGCCGATTCCCATTTCCGTGCGGCTGGCAGCCCGGCGGACACGGAATCTGCCTGTATTGGCTCCGTCGCGGCAGCTCTGGATTTTGGGCGGGATGTTTTTCCTTTCCCTGCTCGCTGTGGCGCATGTGCTCGACTATCGTCTGGCCCTGGCCTTTGTCGTGGTCATCACGGCCCTGACGCGGCCCCAGTATTTCCGTTATGCTGATTACCGGCTTTTGGGTACCTTTGTGGCCTTTTTTATCCTCGTAGGCAATCTGAGCCAGCTGTCTGGCTTCAGGGACCTGTTGACGGGATATCTGGACGGTCATGAGTTCCTCATGGCCCTTTTGGCAAGCCAGGTCATCAGCAATGTGCCGGCCGCCGTCCTCCTGTCGGGGTTTACTGATGATGCGGCGGCTTTGCTGCTGGGAACCGATATCGGAGGCCTGGGGACGCTGGTCGCCTCCATGGCCAGTCTCATTTCCTATGGCATGTACGTCCGGGCCTGTCCCCGACAGCAGGCAGGGTATCTGAAACTATTCACCCAGCTCAACCTGGCCTACCTGCTGGTACTGGTCCTGATTGCCTGGCTCTGTCATCAGCTGGGGGTATGA
- the rlmD gene encoding 23S rRNA (uracil(1939)-C(5))-methyltransferase RlmD, with product MKELRHIPVQKGKTYDISIARLGTSGEGVGRYEGFTIFVPFALPGEQVRARITLVKKNYATAALVEVLKPSPDRIQPQCPVYDRCGGCQLQHLSYEGELKEKRQQVRDALERIGHLQHIDVLPTLGANTPWHYRNKMQFPVAAAGKGKVAIGCFAAATHEVIDVTDCAIQKEGNNAIVAVVRQWMKDFKIPAYDEDARTGIVRHIMGRVGVHTGEIMVCLITACDMVPHMKDLVQRLRRDIPGLTSVVQNVNKRHTNVILGPKTKTVYGKGTIHDSIGPLTFHISAQSFFQVNSEQAQRLYETALDFADLKGGETVADVYCGTGTITLFLAQKAKQVYGIEIVAPAIRDAVRNAKDNHVGNAQFILGDAIYKLPELIKNGIRPDVIVLDPPRAGCGEPVLKAIAQSKPKRVVYVSCNPATLARDLAYLDQHGYHTAKVQPVDMFPRTHHVESVALMSREEK from the coding sequence ATGAAAGAATTACGCCATATCCCCGTCCAGAAGGGGAAAACCTATGACATATCCATTGCCCGCCTGGGTACCAGTGGCGAAGGCGTCGGCCGTTACGAAGGCTTTACGATCTTCGTGCCCTTCGCCTTGCCAGGCGAACAGGTCCGGGCCCGCATTACCCTGGTGAAGAAAAATTATGCCACAGCGGCTTTAGTCGAGGTCTTGAAGCCTTCGCCGGACCGGATTCAGCCCCAGTGTCCCGTCTACGACCGTTGCGGCGGCTGTCAACTCCAGCACCTCAGTTATGAAGGAGAATTGAAGGAAAAGCGCCAGCAAGTCCGGGATGCCCTGGAACGCATCGGTCACTTGCAACATATCGATGTCTTGCCGACTTTAGGCGCTAACACGCCTTGGCATTACCGCAACAAGATGCAGTTTCCCGTCGCCGCTGCCGGAAAGGGGAAAGTCGCCATCGGCTGTTTTGCTGCGGCTACGCACGAAGTCATCGACGTGACGGACTGCGCCATCCAGAAAGAAGGCAACAACGCCATCGTCGCCGTCGTCCGCCAGTGGATGAAGGACTTCAAGATTCCCGCCTATGACGAAGACGCCCGGACGGGCATCGTCCGCCACATCATGGGCCGCGTCGGCGTCCATACCGGCGAAATCATGGTCTGCCTGATCACGGCCTGCGATATGGTGCCACACATGAAAGATTTGGTCCAGCGCCTGCGCCGGGATATCCCTGGTCTGACCAGCGTCGTCCAGAACGTCAACAAGCGCCATACTAACGTCATCTTAGGGCCCAAAACGAAGACCGTCTACGGCAAAGGGACCATCCACGACTCCATCGGCCCTTTGACCTTCCACATTTCAGCGCAGTCCTTCTTCCAGGTCAACAGCGAACAGGCCCAGCGCCTCTATGAAACGGCCCTCGATTTCGCCGACCTCAAAGGCGGGGAAACCGTGGCCGATGTCTACTGCGGCACCGGGACCATCACCCTGTTCCTGGCCCAGAAAGCCAAACAAGTCTACGGCATCGAAATCGTCGCCCCGGCTATTCGTGACGCCGTTCGCAATGCCAAAGACAACCACGTCGGCAACGCCCAGTTCATCTTAGGCGATGCTATCTATAAATTGCCGGAACTCATCAAAAACGGCATCCGTCCCGACGTCATCGTCCTCGACCCGCCCCGGGCCGGCTGCGGTGAACCCGTCCTCAAAGCCATCGCCCAGAGCAAACCCAAACGCGTCGTCTACGTCTCCTGCAATCCGGCCACCCTGGCCCGCGACCTGGCCTACCTGGACCAGCACGGCTACCATACCGCTAAAGTACAGCCTGTAGACATGTTCCCGCGGACCCACCATGTTGAGTCAGTAGCATTGATGTCAAGAGAAGAAAAATAG
- a CDS encoding DUF542 domain-containing protein translates to MITKDMTLADVVKAHPNTIGFLNGLHLDYCCGGHDPIAMAVREKGLDVDKFLAELNQAAAKKATQRDVHDDIEAFKTLKVTEMLDDLEATHHVTDRRLMAETEELLNKILIVHYPHHGKMLTRLHHLYAGLKAELEEHFAKEEQLVFPLMRQHPHPDSQTLSLIQDLETEHTGAGDVIKEIQELTDNFTPPADACPTFRHTYVVMEQLFDDIFIHIFKENSIAFPEYAEQV, encoded by the coding sequence ATGATTACGAAAGACATGACTTTAGCTGACGTTGTAAAAGCTCATCCGAATACGATTGGATTCCTGAATGGATTGCATCTTGATTACTGCTGCGGCGGACATGATCCTATTGCCATGGCTGTCCGTGAAAAGGGTCTGGACGTGGATAAATTCCTGGCCGAACTCAATCAGGCAGCTGCCAAAAAGGCGACGCAGCGGGACGTCCATGATGATATCGAAGCGTTCAAGACGCTTAAAGTCACGGAGATGCTTGACGATTTGGAAGCGACGCATCACGTGACAGACCGCAGACTCATGGCTGAAACAGAAGAACTCCTCAACAAGATTCTCATCGTCCATTATCCGCATCATGGTAAAATGCTCACGCGCCTCCATCATCTCTATGCCGGCCTGAAAGCAGAACTGGAAGAACATTTTGCCAAGGAAGAACAGCTCGTGTTCCCGTTGATGCGCCAGCATCCGCATCCGGACAGCCAGACGCTGTCACTTATCCAGGACCTGGAAACGGAGCACACCGGTGCCGGCGACGTCATCAAAGAAATCCAGGAACTGACGGATAACTTCACGCCGCCAGCAGATGCTTGCCCGACCTTCCGCCACACGTATGTTGTCATGGAACAGCTCTTTGACGACATCTTCATCCATATCTTCAAGGAAAACTCCATCGCCTTCCCTGAATACGCCGAACAAGTCTAA
- a CDS encoding ArsR/SmtB family transcription factor, translating into MDKIEIFKALSNETRLNIIEWLKEPEKNFPPQGGHFDDMVDLKGGVCVGSIRDKAGISQSTVSHYLDMLQKAGLLLSERHGKWTYYRRNEETLAALADYFGHEI; encoded by the coding sequence ATGGATAAGATTGAAATTTTTAAAGCACTATCAAATGAAACCCGGCTCAATATTATTGAGTGGTTGAAGGAACCGGAGAAAAACTTTCCGCCGCAGGGAGGTCATTTTGATGATATGGTGGATCTGAAAGGCGGTGTGTGTGTTGGAAGCATCCGCGACAAAGCCGGGATATCACAGTCAACCGTATCTCATTACCTAGATATGCTGCAAAAAGCAGGCTTGCTTCTTTCCGAAAGGCACGGAAAGTGGACATATTACAGACGGAATGAAGAGACTCTCGCTGCGCTGGCAGACTACTTCGGTCACGAAATTTAA
- a CDS encoding GNAT family N-acetyltransferase, whose amino-acid sequence MIQMHMQQGLSQDARIIRQEVFVEEQGFHHEFDEIDSRAWHLVLYENEQAAGCCRFFSSDQPGVYILGRLAVRKSFRGRQYGEQLVREAEAWLRGRQVKRLALSAQVRVRPFYEKLGFTASGDEYLDEYCPHIHMEKELGK is encoded by the coding sequence ATGATTCAAATGCATATGCAGCAGGGGCTTTCACAGGATGCCCGGATTATCCGGCAGGAGGTATTTGTAGAAGAACAAGGATTTCACCATGAGTTTGATGAAATCGACTCAAGGGCCTGGCATCTGGTATTATATGAAAATGAGCAGGCCGCTGGCTGCTGCCGTTTCTTTTCATCTGACCAGCCGGGAGTGTATATCCTGGGACGACTGGCCGTGCGGAAGTCCTTCCGGGGCAGGCAGTACGGGGAGCAACTGGTACGGGAAGCGGAAGCCTGGCTGCGCGGCCGCCAGGTGAAACGGCTGGCCTTGTCAGCTCAGGTCCGGGTACGTCCCTTTTATGAAAAATTAGGATTTACCGCATCGGGTGACGAATATCTGGATGAGTATTGTCCTCACATCCATATGGAAAAGGAGCTGGGAAAATGA
- a CDS encoding DUF3290 domain-containing protein, with protein sequence MPFYTYAYVESQAHVSYWFQYGLIFFILAALVIISIKYMRNRLRTKYRDLSIILLLIGIFLCGTNWDSFSRQRETTENTSKMTAFLDTFSDNMTLSKSDLAVNSLRLQNGMLVKVRDDYYRIDFTNDYTAYRINRVYLIHKKIKLVDVSK encoded by the coding sequence TTGCCATTTTATACTTATGCGTATGTCGAAAGTCAGGCCCATGTGAGCTACTGGTTCCAGTATGGACTGATTTTTTTTATTTTAGCGGCACTAGTCATCATCAGCATCAAATATATGCGTAACCGCTTGCGGACGAAGTATCGCGACTTGAGTATCATCCTGCTGCTCATCGGTATTTTCCTGTGCGGTACGAACTGGGATAGTTTCAGCCGCCAGCGGGAAACTACGGAAAACACGTCTAAAATGACGGCTTTTTTGGATACCTTCAGCGATAACATGACGTTGTCGAAGTCGGACTTAGCCGTCAATTCCCTGCGCCTGCAAAACGGGATGCTGGTCAAAGTGCGCGATGATTATTATCGCATCGATTTTACGAATGATTATACAGCCTATCGCATCAACCGTGTCTATTTGATCCATAAAAAAATTAAGCTTGTCGACGTTTCGAAATAG
- a CDS encoding recombinase family protein codes for MKKVMIIPARKRMGNIEKEPEQKKLRVAAYCRVSTDSDEQETSYETQVSHYKEFISSHPDWVLAGIFADDGISGTNTKKRNEFNRMIQECMAGNIDMIITKSISRFARNTLDCLKYIRQLKEKNIPVLFEKESINTMDAKGEVLITIMASLAQQESESLSQNVKLGLQYRYQQGKVQVNHKHFLGYTKDENGHLIIDPEQAEVVKRIYREYLEGYSMKKIGKHLEADGILTGAGRKKWHDSTINKILRNEKYMGDALLQKTYTVDFLTKKRVKNNGFVPQYYVENDHEAIIPKDIFLQVQAELVRRRIVHISPSGQRHSFSSNNCFAQITYCGVCGELYRRVHWNNRGHKSIVWRCISRLDPRGAEINCTNRTVNENLLKEITMKAMNHILSDSHTFLLQMQKNITKTIIKNDTLSPECIQKRLDELQQELIQHATNRQNYNAIANEIFRLREQQEEAEQNNLSQQANIKRLEDLKKFIREHPTQITEFNEITIRKIIEKITIFPDHFLVKFKSGIEVTV; via the coding sequence ATGAAAAAAGTTATGATCATCCCCGCCAGAAAACGCATGGGAAATATCGAAAAAGAACCGGAACAAAAGAAGCTGCGTGTAGCTGCCTACTGCCGGGTCAGTACCGATTCGGATGAACAAGAAACAAGTTATGAAACGCAAGTTTCGCATTACAAAGAATTCATCAGCAGCCATCCGGATTGGGTTCTCGCCGGCATCTTTGCTGATGACGGCATTTCGGGTACAAACACGAAAAAGCGCAATGAATTCAACCGTATGATCCAGGAATGTATGGCTGGCAACATCGACATGATCATCACCAAGTCCATCAGCCGCTTCGCCCGCAATACCCTCGATTGCCTGAAATACATCCGTCAGCTTAAAGAAAAAAATATTCCAGTCCTTTTTGAAAAAGAATCCATCAACACGATGGACGCCAAAGGTGAAGTGCTGATCACCATCATGGCCAGTTTAGCCCAGCAAGAATCAGAATCTCTTTCCCAAAATGTAAAGCTAGGCCTCCAGTACCGTTACCAGCAAGGTAAAGTACAGGTCAATCATAAACATTTTCTCGGTTATACCAAAGACGAAAACGGCCATCTTATCATCGATCCGGAACAAGCAGAAGTCGTCAAGCGCATTTATCGCGAATACCTCGAAGGCTATAGTATGAAAAAAATAGGAAAGCATTTAGAAGCAGATGGCATCCTCACTGGCGCCGGACGAAAAAAATGGCATGACAGTACGATTAATAAAATCTTGCGGAACGAAAAGTATATGGGTGATGCGCTTTTGCAAAAAACATATACCGTCGATTTTCTCACCAAAAAACGTGTCAAGAATAACGGTTTCGTCCCGCAATACTATGTTGAAAATGATCATGAGGCCATTATTCCTAAAGACATATTTCTCCAGGTACAAGCTGAGTTAGTTCGCCGTCGCATTGTCCATATCAGCCCTTCCGGCCAAAGGCATAGTTTTTCCAGTAATAACTGTTTTGCCCAAATTACCTACTGCGGCGTTTGCGGCGAATTGTACCGTCGCGTCCATTGGAACAATCGAGGTCACAAATCTATCGTCTGGCGCTGCATCAGCCGCCTAGATCCAAGAGGCGCCGAGATAAACTGTACCAATCGAACAGTGAACGAAAATCTACTGAAGGAAATCACAATGAAGGCCATGAACCACATACTTTCTGATAGCCACACCTTCTTGCTGCAGATGCAGAAAAACATCACCAAGACCATTATAAAAAACGATACACTTTCACCAGAATGTATCCAAAAACGCCTGGACGAATTACAGCAAGAGCTCATTCAGCATGCTACGAATCGCCAGAACTATAATGCCATTGCCAATGAAATCTTTCGCCTTCGGGAACAACAGGAAGAAGCTGAACAAAATAATCTGAGCCAGCAGGCAAATATCAAACGCCTCGAAGACTTGAAAAAATTCATTAGAGAACATCCTACGCAGATCACAGAATTTAACGAAATTACCATTCGGAAAATCATCGAGAAAATCACCATATTTCCCGACCATTTTCTAGTCAAATTTAAATCCGGCATCGAAGTTACGGTATAA
- a CDS encoding formate/nitrite transporter family protein: protein MIKRCNHDCDFSCQQSEDQKMRVIVEEHEKLSPNLIFEIIRHDGELELERPAWPLILSALAAGLMISFSFYFRSIIHVYVGQAPWTGAITGFGYTTGFLIVILGRLQLFTENTITTVIPVFRVPCWENFRKLLRLWGIVFGANIVGTAIAALFMSSPVFTTPEITQCLLTVSHHIMAPDAMDNIMRGIPAGMLIAAIVWIMPMSRSFAFFTILTFTYFISIGNFAHVVVGSCEAAYDVLMGGSDLYDYFFRFLLPTGLGNIIGGTGVFTLLVSAQVRSENGKQLD, encoded by the coding sequence ATGATTAAACGTTGTAATCATGACTGTGATTTTTCTTGTCAGCAGTCAGAAGATCAGAAGATGCGTGTCATTGTTGAAGAGCATGAGAAATTGTCACCGAATCTTATTTTTGAAATCATCCGCCACGATGGCGAGCTGGAATTGGAACGGCCGGCCTGGCCTTTGATTTTGTCAGCCTTGGCGGCAGGCTTGATGATTTCGTTTTCGTTTTATTTCCGCTCTATCATCCATGTCTATGTCGGCCAGGCTCCCTGGACGGGGGCGATTACGGGCTTCGGCTATACGACGGGGTTCTTGATCGTCATTCTCGGGCGATTGCAGCTTTTTACGGAAAATACGATTACGACGGTCATTCCTGTCTTCCGCGTACCTTGCTGGGAAAATTTTCGGAAACTTCTGCGCTTGTGGGGCATCGTCTTCGGCGCCAATATCGTCGGTACAGCCATTGCGGCGCTTTTCATGTCCAGCCCGGTCTTTACGACGCCGGAAATTACGCAGTGTCTCCTGACCGTGTCGCATCACATCATGGCGCCGGACGCGATGGACAACATCATGCGCGGCATCCCGGCAGGTATGCTCATCGCCGCTATTGTCTGGATCATGCCTATGTCGCGGAGCTTCGCTTTCTTTACGATTTTGACCTTTACCTATTTCATCTCCATCGGCAACTTTGCCCATGTCGTCGTCGGCTCTTGTGAAGCCGCCTATGACGTCCTCATGGGTGGCTCTGATTTGTACGATTATTTCTTCCGCTTCCTCCTGCCGACAGGCCTGGGCAATATCATCGGCGGCACTGGTGTCTTTACGCTCCTCGTGTCAGCCCAGGTACGCAGTGAAAATGGGAAGCAGCTCGATTGA
- a CDS encoding recombinase family protein: MRKVTKIEQATSAKVKLKKIKVAAYCRVSTDSDAQLESLEAQKTHYENYITSRDDWEFAGLYYDEGITGTKKDKRPELLRLIDDCKAGKVDFIITKSISRFSRNTTDCLELVRKLLALRIPIFFEKENINTGSMESELFLAILSSMAEGESVSISENSKWSIQKRFENGTFKCSYPPYGYDWNGEQMVVNPEQAAVVKEIFTALLSGKGTHAIADDLNQRGVPSKRGGRWTATTIRGMLSNEKYVGDCLFQKTYSDSQFVRHSNHGEQAQYMVRDHHEPIISREDFEAAQAFVKQRASEKGVVKGTEKYQNRYVFSGKIICGECDDTFKRRIHSCTGYKYAAWCCNTHIVDKNRCHMLFVKDEALKLAFITMMNKLIFSHRLILKPYLEAIKNVSTDDSLRRIQQIQTLLTQNTEKRETLTKLMTQGIIDPVLYSQETNELLSQADTFRDEIDALKNTVSGDVTKVTEATALMHFAEKSAMLHEFDVDLFERFVKRIIVHSRNDIRFELKCGLTLRERK, from the coding sequence TTGAGAAAAGTAACGAAAATAGAGCAAGCGACGAGCGCAAAAGTGAAGCTCAAGAAGATCAAGGTAGCCGCTTACTGCCGCGTCTCTACGGATTCCGATGCACAGCTTGAAAGCCTTGAGGCTCAGAAAACTCACTACGAAAATTACATCACTTCCCGTGATGACTGGGAGTTTGCAGGCCTCTACTACGACGAAGGCATCACCGGCACCAAGAAGGATAAGCGTCCGGAGCTTTTGAGGCTCATCGACGACTGCAAGGCCGGTAAGGTGGATTTCATCATCACAAAGTCCATCAGCCGCTTCAGTAGGAATACAACAGACTGCTTAGAGCTGGTTAGAAAGCTGCTCGCCCTGCGCATTCCCATTTTCTTTGAAAAAGAAAACATCAACACCGGCTCGATGGAGAGCGAGCTTTTTCTGGCGATCCTCTCCAGCATGGCCGAAGGCGAGTCAGTTTCCATTTCGGAAAACAGCAAATGGTCAATCCAAAAGCGCTTCGAGAATGGAACCTTCAAATGCAGTTACCCGCCCTACGGTTACGACTGGAATGGTGAGCAGATGGTCGTCAATCCGGAACAGGCGGCTGTGGTTAAGGAAATCTTCACAGCCCTGCTCTCCGGCAAAGGCACACACGCCATTGCGGATGACCTGAACCAGCGCGGTGTTCCTTCCAAGCGAGGCGGACGATGGACGGCCACGACCATTCGCGGGATGCTTTCAAACGAAAAGTACGTCGGCGACTGCCTTTTCCAGAAAACCTACTCGGATTCACAATTTGTCCGGCATAGCAACCACGGTGAGCAGGCGCAGTACATGGTCAGGGATCACCACGAGCCGATCATCAGTCGGGAGGATTTTGAAGCGGCACAGGCTTTTGTGAAACAGCGGGCGTCAGAGAAAGGTGTCGTCAAAGGCACCGAAAAATACCAGAACCGCTACGTTTTCTCCGGAAAAATCATCTGCGGAGAATGCGACGACACCTTCAAGCGCCGGATTCACAGCTGCACCGGATACAAATACGCTGCATGGTGCTGCAACACCCACATCGTGGATAAGAACAGATGCCACATGCTTTTTGTGAAGGATGAGGCTCTGAAGCTGGCATTCATCACAATGATGAACAAGCTGATCTTCTCACATCGGCTGATCCTGAAGCCCTACTTGGAAGCAATTAAGAATGTGTCGACAGATGATTCTCTCCGGCGCATTCAACAGATACAGACCCTGCTGACGCAGAACACCGAGAAGAGAGAAACGCTCACCAAGCTCATGACGCAAGGCATCATCGACCCGGTGCTCTACAGTCAGGAGACGAACGAGCTGCTCTCGCAGGCGGACACCTTCCGGGATGAGATCGACGCACTAAAGAATACGGTCTCCGGGGATGTGACAAAGGTCACCGAAGCCACGGCGCTGATGCACTTTGCGGAAAAGAGTGCCATGCTGCACGAGTTCGACGTCGATCTTTTTGAAAGGTTTGTAAAGCGGATCATCGTACATTCCAGAAATGACATCCGCTTCGAGCTCAAATGCGGTCTGACGCTCAGGGAAAGGAAGTGA